One window of Kosakonia cowanii JCM 10956 = DSM 18146 genomic DNA carries:
- the ghrA gene encoding glyoxylate/hydroxypyruvate reductase GhrA has protein sequence MEILFYHPSFDNAFWVKALREALPDANIRVWTPGDNAPADYALVWHPPVEMLEGRKLKAVFALGAGVDAILGQLKAHPQMLDAAVPLFRLEDTGMAQQMQEYAVSQLLHWFRRFDDYQALKGEAKWQPLEEYAHKDFTVGILGAGVLGAKVAEALRPWGFPLRCWSRSRKDLPGVTSFAGAQELGDFLHGTRVLINLLPNTPETAGIINHALLAQLEEGSYLLNLARGVHLVEADLLQALESGKVKGAMLDVFREEPLPSDNPLWAHPRVAITPHIAAVTRPHEAIDYICHTIRQLERGEAVSGRVDRARGY, from the coding sequence ATGGAGATCCTCTTTTATCACCCCTCATTCGATAACGCCTTTTGGGTGAAAGCCCTGCGAGAAGCACTGCCGGATGCCAATATCCGTGTCTGGACGCCGGGCGATAATGCCCCCGCCGATTACGCGCTGGTCTGGCATCCGCCCGTGGAGATGCTTGAAGGGCGGAAACTAAAGGCGGTGTTTGCCCTCGGCGCTGGCGTCGATGCGATCCTCGGGCAACTTAAGGCGCATCCGCAGATGCTCGACGCCGCAGTGCCGCTGTTTCGCCTTGAAGACACCGGCATGGCGCAGCAGATGCAGGAGTATGCCGTAAGCCAGCTGCTGCACTGGTTCCGCCGCTTTGATGATTACCAGGCGCTAAAAGGCGAGGCGAAGTGGCAACCCCTTGAGGAGTATGCGCATAAGGATTTTACCGTCGGCATTCTTGGCGCCGGGGTGCTGGGCGCAAAAGTCGCCGAAGCGCTCCGACCGTGGGGATTCCCGCTGCGCTGCTGGAGCCGCAGCCGAAAAGATCTGCCAGGCGTCACCAGTTTTGCCGGCGCGCAAGAGCTTGGGGATTTCCTGCACGGTACGCGAGTATTGATCAACCTGCTGCCGAACACGCCGGAGACCGCAGGCATTATCAATCATGCCTTACTGGCGCAACTGGAAGAGGGGAGTTATCTGCTTAACCTCGCGCGCGGCGTGCATCTTGTGGAAGCGGATCTTTTGCAGGCGCTTGAGAGCGGCAAAGTGAAGGGCGCGATGCTGGATGTATTCCGTGAAGAGCCATTGCCTTCGGATAACCCGCTGTGGGCGCACCCGCGCGTCGCCATTACGCCGCATATTGCCGCCGTGACCCGTCCCCATGAAGCGATTGATTATATCTGCCACACCATTCGCCAGCTTGAGCGCGGCGAGGCGGTGAGCGGTCGCGTTGACCGGGCGCGGGGGTATTGA
- a CDS encoding phosphatase, producing the protein MYPVDLHMHTVASTHAYSTLHDYIAEAKRKGIKLFAITDHGPDMADAPHHWHFINMRIWPRLVDGVGILRGIEANIKNRAGEIDCTGPMVDALDLIVAGFHEPVFPPQDKASHTEAMIATIASGNVHIISHPGNPKFEIDIPAVAAAAAKYDVALEINNSSFIHSRKGSEANCRAIAAAVRDAGGWVALGSDSHTAFTLGDFTECRKVLDEVGFPEDRILNVSPRRMLSFLESRGMAPIDEFAEL; encoded by the coding sequence ATGTACCCCGTTGACCTGCATATGCACACCGTCGCCAGCACCCACGCTTACAGCACGCTGCATGACTATATTGCCGAAGCGAAACGCAAAGGCATTAAGCTCTTCGCCATAACCGATCATGGCCCTGACATGGCCGATGCTCCTCACCACTGGCACTTTATCAATATGCGTATCTGGCCGCGGCTGGTCGACGGCGTCGGCATTCTGCGCGGTATCGAAGCCAATATTAAAAACCGTGCGGGCGAAATCGACTGCACCGGGCCGATGGTTGATGCGCTTGATCTGATCGTGGCCGGTTTTCATGAGCCGGTGTTCCCGCCGCAGGATAAAGCCAGCCATACCGAGGCGATGATCGCCACCATTGCCAGCGGTAATGTGCATATCATTAGCCACCCTGGTAACCCCAAGTTTGAGATTGATATTCCGGCGGTGGCCGCCGCGGCCGCGAAGTATGATGTGGCGCTGGAGATTAACAACTCCTCCTTTATCCATTCGCGCAAGGGCAGTGAAGCGAATTGCCGCGCCATTGCCGCTGCCGTGCGTGACGCGGGCGGCTGGGTGGCGCTCGGTTCCGACTCGCATACCGCCTTTACGCTGGGCGACTTCACGGAGTGCCGCAAAGTGCTGGATGAGGTCGGCTTCCCGGAGGATCGCATCCTGAACGTATCACCGCGCCGCATGCTGAGTTTCCTTGAGTCACGCGGTATGGCGCCGATTGATGAATTTGCTGAACTTTAA
- a CDS encoding molecular chaperone yields MNEFSILCRVLGSLFYRQPQDPLLVPLYTMIREGKLAESWPLEQDALLERLQKSCDAQTLAADYNALFVGDECRVSPLRSAWVEGASEAEVREFLSSRGMPLSAAPADHIGTLLLAASWLEDQSAEDESEALETLFAEYLLPWCGTFFGKVEAHATTPFWRTLAELSRDAIAAMWEELQEESENEE; encoded by the coding sequence ATGAACGAATTTTCTATTCTCTGCCGCGTGTTGGGCTCGCTCTTTTACCGCCAGCCGCAGGATCCGCTGCTGGTGCCGCTCTACACGATGATCCGCGAAGGAAAGCTGGCAGAGAGCTGGCCGCTTGAGCAGGATGCGCTGCTGGAGCGTCTGCAAAAAAGCTGCGATGCCCAGACGCTGGCTGCCGATTACAACGCGCTGTTTGTCGGCGATGAGTGTCGCGTTTCGCCGCTGCGCAGTGCGTGGGTTGAAGGGGCGAGCGAAGCGGAGGTGCGCGAGTTTTTATCCAGCCGCGGCATGCCGCTGAGCGCTGCGCCGGCCGATCATATAGGTACGCTCCTGCTGGCCGCTTCATGGCTGGAAGATCAGTCAGCGGAAGATGAGAGCGAAGCGCTGGAAACCCTCTTTGCGGAGTACCTGCTGCCGTGGTGCGGCACCTTCTTTGGCAAAGTGGAAGCCCACGCTACGACGCCGTTCTGGCGCACGCTGGCCGAACTCTCCCGCGATGCGATTGCCGCTATGTGGGAAGAGCTTCAGGAAGAGTCAGAGAACGAAGAGTGA
- a CDS encoding DUF1097 domain-containing protein — protein sequence MRAMNRLFALALTTGILSGLWGWVAVASGLLSWAGFLGCTAYFACPQGGLKGLAISACTVMSGVIWALVIMYGSALAPHLEIVGYLMTGIVAFLMCLQAKNLLLSFVPGTFIGACATFAGQGDWRVVVPSLAVGLLFGYAMKNSGLWLASRSRSSRAAAVKKA from the coding sequence ATGCGCGCCATGAACAGACTCTTCGCACTCGCATTGACGACAGGTATCCTCTCCGGGCTCTGGGGCTGGGTTGCCGTCGCTTCAGGACTTTTAAGCTGGGCCGGTTTTCTCGGCTGTACGGCCTATTTCGCCTGCCCGCAGGGTGGGCTGAAGGGGCTTGCGATCTCTGCCTGCACGGTAATGAGTGGTGTCATCTGGGCGCTGGTGATTATGTACGGTAGCGCACTGGCTCCCCATCTTGAGATTGTGGGCTACCTGATGACCGGTATCGTGGCTTTTCTGATGTGTCTGCAGGCTAAAAACCTGCTGCTCTCTTTTGTTCCCGGCACCTTTATTGGCGCCTGCGCCACCTTTGCCGGGCAGGGCGACTGGAGAGTGGTAGTCCCTTCGCTGGCGGTAGGATTGCTGTTTGGCTATGCCATGAAAAACAGCGGTCTGTGGCTCGCTTCCCGGAGTCGTTCATCACGCGCGGCGGCAGTGAAAAAAGCGTAA
- the ymdB gene encoding O-acetyl-ADP-ribose deacetylase, with protein MESRMQVIQGDITTLEVDVIVNAANASLLGGGGVDGAIHRAAGPALLEACKQVRQQQGECPPGHAVITAAGNLNAKAVIHAVGPVWRGGNDNEAHLLEDAYRNSLKLADANGYASIAFPAISTGVYGYPKAAAAEIAINTVSDYLTRYSLLRQIYFVCYDDETLRLYQRLLTQHGADPAR; from the coding sequence ATGGAATCACGTATGCAGGTTATTCAGGGGGATATTACAACCCTTGAGGTGGATGTTATTGTCAACGCTGCCAACGCGTCTTTACTCGGCGGCGGCGGGGTTGATGGCGCGATTCATCGCGCAGCCGGTCCGGCGCTGCTTGAGGCGTGCAAACAGGTTCGCCAGCAGCAGGGCGAGTGCCCGCCGGGCCATGCGGTGATCACCGCCGCCGGCAATCTTAACGCCAAAGCGGTGATCCACGCGGTCGGGCCGGTCTGGCGCGGCGGGAATGATAACGAAGCCCATCTGCTCGAAGATGCCTATCGCAACAGCCTGAAGCTGGCAGATGCGAACGGCTACGCCTCTATTGCTTTTCCTGCTATCAGCACCGGCGTGTACGGTTACCCGAAAGCGGCCGCGGCGGAGATCGCCATCAACACCGTTTCGGATTATCTAACCCGCTATTCTCTGTTACGGCAGATATACTTTGTCTGCTATGACGATGAAACTCTGCGACTCTATCAACGCCTACTCACCCAACACGGTGCCGACCCTGCACGCTGA
- a CDS encoding phospholipase D family protein has product MTMKLCDSINAYSPNTVPTLHADSRLGRAVAPVCEAHPGLCGLHILDDSMDAFVARYRLAELAERTLDVQYYIWEDDTSGRLLMLALLAAADRGVKVRLLLDDNNTLGMDGVLRQLDNHPNIEVRLFNPFSFRSLRALGYLTDFARLNRRMHNKSFTVDGVVTLVGGRNIGDAYFGIGEEPLFTDLDVMAVGPVVKEVERDFLRYWNSASVSSLRSVLSLSPEEIAERIRLPESWREDITAVRYQERLASTHFAAHLENGTLPLLWAKTRLLSDDPRKGEGKAREHTLLPQRLLNVMGKPDRQIDIISAYFVPGRAGVALLLQLARKGVKIAILTNSLAANDVTVVHAGYARWRKKLLRHGIELYELKPTRGEAPIHPVHDRGLTGNSGSSLHAKTFSIDGEKVFIGSFNFDPRSAVLNTEMGFVIDSETLATQIHHRFLRSQKDITWQLRLDRFGRINWIEQQDGEEIVLKKEPHTRLWQRILVRMVYWLPVEWLL; this is encoded by the coding sequence ATGACGATGAAACTCTGCGACTCTATCAACGCCTACTCACCCAACACGGTGCCGACCCTGCACGCTGATTCCCGGCTTGGGCGCGCCGTTGCACCCGTTTGTGAGGCGCACCCCGGTCTTTGCGGCCTGCATATTCTCGATGACAGTATGGACGCTTTTGTCGCCCGCTACCGGTTAGCGGAGCTGGCGGAGCGCACGCTCGATGTGCAGTACTACATCTGGGAAGATGACACCTCCGGCCGCTTGTTGATGCTGGCGCTGCTTGCCGCCGCCGATCGTGGCGTTAAGGTGCGTCTGCTGCTGGATGATAACAACACCCTCGGCATGGATGGCGTACTGCGCCAGCTCGATAACCATCCCAATATCGAGGTGCGGCTGTTTAACCCTTTCTCCTTTCGCTCACTGCGTGCGCTCGGCTATTTAACGGATTTCGCGCGCCTTAACCGGCGGATGCACAATAAAAGTTTCACCGTTGATGGCGTGGTGACGCTGGTCGGTGGGCGCAATATTGGCGATGCCTATTTCGGCATTGGCGAAGAGCCGCTGTTTACCGATCTCGACGTGATGGCGGTCGGCCCGGTGGTGAAAGAGGTGGAGCGGGATTTCTTGCGCTACTGGAACTCGGCCTCGGTCTCGTCACTGCGCAGCGTACTCTCGCTGTCGCCGGAGGAGATTGCCGAACGCATTCGTCTGCCGGAGAGCTGGCGGGAAGATATCACCGCCGTGCGCTACCAGGAGAGACTCGCTTCTACGCATTTCGCCGCGCACCTTGAAAACGGCACGCTGCCGCTATTGTGGGCGAAAACGCGTCTGCTAAGCGATGACCCGCGTAAAGGGGAGGGCAAAGCGCGCGAGCACACGTTATTGCCGCAGCGACTGCTCAATGTGATGGGTAAACCGGACCGGCAGATTGATATTATCTCGGCCTATTTTGTGCCGGGGCGCGCGGGCGTTGCCCTGCTGCTACAGCTGGCGCGTAAAGGGGTGAAGATCGCCATTCTGACCAACTCCCTTGCCGCCAACGATGTCACTGTGGTGCACGCAGGCTATGCGCGCTGGCGCAAAAAGCTGCTGCGCCACGGAATTGAACTTTATGAACTGAAACCAACGCGCGGGGAAGCCCCCATTCACCCGGTGCATGACCGTGGTTTAACCGGTAACTCCGGCTCCAGCCTGCATGCGAAAACCTTCAGTATCGACGGTGAAAAGGTCTTTATCGGCTCGTTTAATTTCGACCCGCGATCCGCGGTGCTGAATACCGAGATGGGCTTTGTCATTGATAGTGAAACGCTGGCAACGCAGATCCACCACCGTTTTCTGCGCAGCCAGAAAGATATCACCTGGCAACTACGCCTTGACCGCTTTGGTCGTATCAACTGGATTGAACAGCAGGATGGCGAGGAGATTGTGCTGAAAAAGGAGCCGCATACCCGTCTGTGGCAGCGCATTCTGGTGCGCATGGTCTACTGGCTGCCGGTGGAGTGGCTGCTCTGA
- the mdoC gene encoding glucans biosynthesis protein MdoC, which yields MSKSPAQREYFLDSIRAWLMLLGIPFHISLIYSSHMWHVNSTYPSWWLTLFNDFIHAFRMQVFFVISGYFSYMLYLRYPLKRWWKVRVERVGIPMLTAIPLLTLPQFIMLQHVKENTANWHTLSTYDKFNTLSWELISHLWFLLVLVILTTISLWLFRAIKNNADRLLNDISLGKLSVWFLLLGIAWAAFRRGVFLFYPEILRDALFNFTVMQTLFYIPFFLLGALTFISPRLKSLFVTPSPWCMVGSALAFVAYLLNQRYGSGEGWMYETEAVITMLMGFWMVNVVFSLGHRLLNFQSARVSYFVNASLFIYLVHHPLTLLFGAWITPHIQSNVVGFFTGLVFVIGIAIVLYEIHLRIPLLRFLFSGKPQEKTAKSPVQAG from the coding sequence ATGTCTAAATCCCCCGCACAACGTGAATATTTCCTTGATTCCATCCGCGCGTGGTTAATGCTGCTTGGGATCCCGTTCCACATTTCCCTCATTTACTCGAGCCATATGTGGCATGTCAACAGTACCTACCCTTCATGGTGGCTGACGCTGTTTAACGACTTCATTCACGCCTTTCGCATGCAGGTCTTTTTCGTCATTTCGGGTTACTTCTCCTATATGCTCTACCTGCGCTACCCGCTTAAACGCTGGTGGAAAGTGCGCGTTGAGCGCGTAGGCATTCCCATGTTGACGGCTATTCCACTACTGACGTTGCCGCAATTTATTATGTTGCAACATGTTAAGGAGAACACCGCTAACTGGCACACCCTGTCTACTTATGACAAATTCAATACGCTGTCATGGGAATTGATCTCCCATTTATGGTTCCTGCTGGTGCTCGTTATATTAACGACGATCAGCTTGTGGTTATTCCGCGCCATCAAAAACAACGCCGATCGCCTGCTTAACGACATTTCGCTTGGCAAGCTTTCTGTCTGGTTTCTGCTATTGGGTATCGCCTGGGCGGCATTTCGTCGCGGCGTTTTCCTCTTCTATCCGGAAATATTGCGCGACGCGCTGTTTAATTTCACTGTGATGCAGACGCTGTTTTATATCCCCTTCTTCCTGCTTGGCGCCCTGACTTTTATCAGCCCGCGTCTGAAAAGCCTGTTTGTTACGCCATCGCCCTGGTGCATGGTGGGGTCGGCGCTGGCCTTTGTCGCTTACCTGCTCAATCAGCGCTACGGCAGCGGTGAGGGGTGGATGTATGAAACCGAAGCGGTAATCACCATGCTGATGGGCTTCTGGATGGTGAATGTGGTCTTCTCGCTTGGCCACCGGCTGCTCAATTTCCAGTCTGCCCGCGTCAGCTACTTTGTTAACGCCTCGCTCTTTATCTACCTGGTGCATCACCCACTAACGCTGCTGTTCGGCGCATGGATTACGCCGCATATTCAGTCGAACGTGGTGGGCTTTTTCACCGGGCTGGTGTTTGTGATTGGCATTGCCATCGTGCTGTATGAGATCCACCTGCGTATTCCGCTGCTTCGCTTCCTCTTCTCCGGTAAGCCGCAGGAGAAGACCGCGAAATCACCGGTGCAGGCCGGGTAA
- the mdoG gene encoding glucans biosynthesis protein MdoG, whose amino-acid sequence MMKMHWVGAAVLLSLYTSSGWAFSIDDVAKQAQSLAGKSYEAPKSNLPSLFRDMKYADYQQIQFNHDKAYWNKTNTPFKLEFYHQGMYFDTPVTINEVTATAVHQIKYSPDYFNFGNIQHDKDTVKDLGFAGFKVLYPINSKDKNDEIVSMLGASYFRVIGAGQVYGLSARGLAIDTALPSGEEFPRFKEFWIERPKPTDKRLTIYALLDSPRATGAYRFVIIPGRDSVVDVQSKVYLRDKVGKLGVAPLTSMFLFGPSQPSPAINYRPELHDSNGLSMLAGNGEWIWRPLNNPKHLAVSSYAMENPQGFGLLQRGREFSRFEDIDDRYDQRPSAWVTPKGEWGKGKVELVEIPTNDETNDNIVAYWTPDQLPEPGKEMNFKYTITFSRDEDKLHAPDNAWVKQTRRSTGDVKQSNLIRQPDGTIAFVIDFTGQDMKKLPQDTPVTAQASIGDNGEIVENAVRYNPVTQGWRLTLRVKVKDPKKTTDMRAALVNADQPLSETWSYQLPANE is encoded by the coding sequence ATGATGAAAATGCATTGGGTAGGGGCAGCAGTACTGTTGTCACTTTATACGTCATCAGGCTGGGCCTTTTCTATCGACGATGTCGCAAAACAGGCGCAATCCCTGGCTGGCAAGAGCTATGAAGCACCCAAAAGCAATCTGCCCTCGCTGTTCCGCGATATGAAGTATGCGGACTATCAACAAATTCAGTTCAACCATGATAAAGCTTACTGGAACAAGACCAACACACCGTTCAAGCTTGAGTTTTATCATCAGGGGATGTATTTCGACACGCCGGTAACCATCAACGAAGTGACCGCGACCGCCGTGCATCAGATTAAGTACAGCCCGGACTACTTCAACTTCGGCAACATTCAGCACGACAAAGATACCGTTAAGGATCTCGGCTTTGCCGGTTTCAAAGTGCTTTACCCCATCAATAGCAAAGATAAAAACGACGAAATCGTCAGCATGCTGGGCGCGAGCTACTTCCGCGTGATTGGCGCGGGCCAGGTCTATGGTCTCTCCGCGCGCGGGCTGGCGATCGATACGGCGCTGCCTTCCGGCGAAGAGTTCCCGCGCTTTAAGGAGTTCTGGATCGAGCGTCCGAAACCGACCGACAAGCGTCTGACCATCTATGCGCTGCTCGACTCCCCGCGTGCTACCGGCGCCTACCGTTTTGTCATTATTCCGGGCCGCGACAGCGTGGTTGATGTCCAGTCTAAAGTCTATCTGCGTGACAAAGTGGGCAAACTGGGCGTTGCGCCGCTGACCAGTATGTTCCTGTTCGGGCCGTCTCAGCCCTCGCCGGCAATCAACTACCGTCCTGAGCTGCATGACTCAAACGGTCTGTCGATGCTGGCCGGCAACGGTGAGTGGATCTGGCGTCCGCTGAACAACCCGAAACACCTGGCCGTCAGCAGCTATGCGATGGAAAACCCGCAGGGCTTCGGTCTGCTGCAGCGTGGCCGTGAGTTCTCCCGTTTCGAAGATATCGATGACCGCTACGACCAGCGCCCGAGCGCATGGGTCACGCCGAAAGGCGAGTGGGGCAAAGGGAAAGTCGAGCTGGTGGAAATCCCGACCAACGACGAAACCAACGACAACATCGTTGCCTACTGGACACCGGATCAGCTGCCGGAGCCGGGCAAAGAGATGAACTTCAAGTACACCATCACCTTTAGCCGTGACGAAGATAAACTGCATGCGCCGGATAATGCCTGGGTTAAGCAGACTCGTCGTTCAACGGGTGATGTGAAGCAGTCCAACCTTATCCGCCAGCCGGACGGTACCATCGCGTTCGTGATCGACTTTACCGGCCAGGATATGAAAAAACTGCCGCAGGATACGCCGGTAACGGCGCAGGCGAGCATTGGCGATAACGGTGAGATCGTTGAAAATGCCGTTCGCTATAATCCAGTGACCCAAGGTTGGCGTTTGACGCTGCGCGTGAAGGTCAAAGATCCGAAGAAAACCACGGATATGCGCGCGGCGCTGGTCAACGCCGATCAGCCCCTGAGTGAAACCTGGAGCTATCAGCTACCTGCCAATGAATAA
- the mdoH gene encoding glucans biosynthesis glucosyltransferase MdoH encodes MNKITEYIDALPLPEERKAALPTDSIRGVHEALDAEHTDWKREDDTPLGSVTARLENSWPDSLAQGQLAKDDEGRAQLQAMPKAKRSSMFPDPWRTNPLGRFWDRLRGREVLPRYMSRLTKEEQVREEKWRTVGSIRRYILLVLTIAQTVVATWYMKTILPYQGWALINPADMAGQDLWVSFMQLLPYVLQTGILILFAVLFCWVSAGFWTALMGFLQLLIGRDKYSISASTVGDEPLNPEHRTALIMPICNEDVDRVFAGLRATWESVKATGQQKHFDVYILSDSYNPDICVAEQKAWMELIAEVQGEGQIFYRRRRRRVKRKSGNIDDFCRRWGSQYSYMVVLDADSVMTGDCLTGLVRLMEANPNAGIIQSSPRASGMDTLYARCQQFATRVYGPLFTAGLHFWQLGESHYWGHNAIIRVQPFIEHCALAPLPGEGSFAGSILSHDFVEAALMRRAGWGVWIAYDLPGSYEELPPNLLDELKRDRRWCHGNLMNFRLFLVKGMHPVHRAVFLTGVMSYLSAPLWFMFLALSTALQVVHALTEPQYFLQPRQLFPVWPQWRPELAIALFASTMVLLFLPKLLSIILVWCKGPKEYGGFFRVTLSLLLEVLFSVLLAPVRMLFHTVFVVSAFLGWEVVWNSPQRDDDSTPWGEAFMRHGSQLLLGLVWAVGMAWLDLRFLFWLAPIVFSLILSPFVSVISSRSTVGLRTKRWKLFLIPEEYSPPQVLVDTDRYLELNRSRSLEDGFMHAVFNPSFNALATAMATARHRASNVLEIARDRHVEQALNETPEKLNRDRRLVLLSDPVTLSRLHYRVWESPERYLSWVKHYETLSLNPLALKAK; translated from the coding sequence ATGAATAAGATAACTGAGTATATCGACGCGCTGCCGCTCCCCGAGGAGCGGAAAGCAGCGCTGCCGACGGATTCGATTCGCGGCGTGCATGAAGCGCTGGACGCGGAGCACACGGACTGGAAGCGTGAAGATGACACGCCGCTGGGATCGGTGACCGCGCGGCTGGAAAACAGCTGGCCGGATTCGCTGGCGCAAGGGCAACTGGCGAAGGACGACGAGGGACGCGCGCAGCTGCAGGCGATGCCGAAAGCCAAACGCTCCTCGATGTTCCCGGATCCCTGGCGCACCAACCCCCTTGGTCGCTTCTGGGATCGCCTGCGCGGTCGTGAGGTTCTGCCGCGCTACATGTCGCGTCTGACCAAAGAGGAGCAGGTTCGCGAGGAGAAGTGGCGTACCGTTGGCTCTATCCGCCGCTATATCCTGCTCGTGCTGACGATTGCGCAGACGGTGGTTGCGACCTGGTATATGAAAACCATCCTGCCTTATCAGGGCTGGGCGCTGATCAACCCTGCCGATATGGCAGGCCAGGATCTGTGGGTCTCCTTTATGCAGCTCCTGCCTTACGTGTTGCAGACCGGGATCCTGATCCTCTTCGCTGTCCTCTTCTGCTGGGTCTCCGCCGGCTTCTGGACGGCGTTGATGGGCTTCCTGCAACTGCTGATTGGGCGGGATAAATACAGTATTTCCGCCTCGACAGTGGGCGATGAACCGCTTAACCCGGAGCATCGCACGGCGCTGATCATGCCTATCTGTAACGAAGACGTCGATCGCGTCTTCGCCGGCCTGCGCGCCACCTGGGAGTCGGTGAAAGCCACCGGGCAGCAGAAGCACTTCGACGTCTATATCCTGAGTGATAGCTACAATCCGGATATCTGCGTCGCGGAGCAAAAAGCCTGGATGGAGCTGATTGCCGAAGTGCAGGGTGAAGGGCAGATCTTCTATCGTCGTCGCCGTCGTCGCGTGAAACGTAAGAGCGGCAACATCGATGACTTCTGCCGTCGCTGGGGCAGCCAGTACAGCTACATGGTGGTGCTGGATGCGGACTCGGTGATGACCGGTGACTGCCTGACCGGGCTGGTGCGCCTGATGGAAGCCAACCCGAACGCCGGTATTATCCAGTCTTCGCCGCGCGCGTCCGGTATGGACACGCTCTATGCGCGCTGCCAGCAGTTTGCTACCCGTGTCTATGGCCCGCTCTTTACCGCCGGTCTGCACTTCTGGCAGTTAGGTGAATCCCACTACTGGGGCCACAACGCGATTATCCGCGTGCAGCCGTTTATCGAGCACTGTGCGCTGGCACCGCTGCCGGGTGAAGGCTCGTTTGCAGGCTCTATCCTCTCCCACGACTTTGTGGAAGCTGCGCTGATGCGCCGCGCCGGTTGGGGTGTGTGGATTGCCTACGATCTGCCTGGCTCCTATGAAGAGCTGCCGCCGAACCTGCTTGATGAGCTGAAACGCGACCGCCGCTGGTGTCACGGGAACCTGATGAACTTCCGTCTGTTCCTGGTAAAAGGGATGCACCCGGTTCACCGCGCGGTGTTCCTGACCGGCGTGATGTCCTATCTCTCGGCACCGCTGTGGTTTATGTTCCTCGCGCTCTCGACGGCGCTGCAGGTGGTGCATGCGCTGACCGAGCCGCAGTACTTCCTGCAGCCGCGCCAGCTCTTCCCGGTCTGGCCGCAGTGGCGTCCGGAACTGGCTATCGCGCTGTTTGCCTCAACCATGGTGCTGCTCTTCCTGCCGAAGCTGCTGAGTATCATCCTTGTCTGGTGCAAAGGGCCGAAAGAGTACGGTGGTTTCTTCCGCGTCACGCTGTCGCTGCTGCTGGAAGTGCTCTTCTCCGTGCTGCTGGCGCCGGTACGTATGCTGTTCCACACGGTGTTCGTGGTTAGCGCGTTCCTCGGCTGGGAAGTGGTATGGAACTCGCCGCAGCGTGATGATGACTCCACTCCGTGGGGTGAAGCCTTTATGCGTCACGGCTCGCAGCTGCTGCTGGGCCTGGTGTGGGCAGTGGGGATGGCGTGGCTGGATCTGCGCTTCCTCTTCTGGCTGGCACCGATCGTCTTCTCGCTGATCCTCTCGCCGTTTGTGTCGGTGATCTCGAGCCGCTCAACGGTCGGTCTGCGTACCAAGCGCTGGAAGCTGTTCCTGATCCCGGAAGAGTACTCTCCGCCGCAGGTGCTGGTCGATACCGATCGCTATCTGGAGCTGAACCGCTCACGCTCGCTGGAAGATGGGTTTATGCATGCCGTATTTAACCCCTCCTTCAACGCGCTGGCGACAGCGATGGCGACCGCGCGTCACCGTGCCAGTAACGTGCTGGAGATTGCCCGCGACCGTCACGTTGAGCAGGCGCTGAATGAAACGCCTGAGAAGCTCAACCGCGATCGTCGTCTGGTGCTGTTAAGCGACCCGGTAACGCTCTCGCGCCTGCACTATCGCGTCTGGGAATCACCAGAGCGCTATTTGTCCTGGGTGAAGCACTACGAAACGTTGTCGCTTAATCCACTGGCGCTGAAGGCGAAATAA
- a CDS encoding YceK/YidQ family lipoprotein: MLVVVMVCVLSGCGSIVSRTIPGQGHGNQYYPGVQWDVRDSSWRFLTVLDLPLSLVFDTLLLPIDAQHGPYE; the protein is encoded by the coding sequence ATGCTGGTGGTTGTCATGGTGTGCGTATTAAGCGGCTGCGGCAGTATTGTCAGCCGGACGATCCCAGGCCAGGGCCACGGGAATCAGTACTACCCCGGTGTGCAGTGGGACGTACGTGACTCCTCATGGCGTTTCCTGACCGTGCTGGATCTGCCGCTCTCGCTGGTGTTCGACACCCTGCTACTGCCGATAGACGCCCAGCACGGCCCCTACGAGTAA
- a CDS encoding MysB family protein: MNYYTTLAEAIDAAREAFIANNPDVDEDDLNVQQFNVQKYVLQDGDIVWQAEFFADEEQPGECLPMYSGEAAQSVFDGDFDEIEIRQEWLEENTLHEWDEGEFQLEPPLDTEEGQAAADEWDER; this comes from the coding sequence CTGAACTATTACACAACTCTGGCCGAAGCCATTGACGCGGCGCGCGAAGCGTTTATCGCTAACAACCCCGACGTCGATGAAGATGACCTCAATGTGCAACAGTTCAATGTCCAGAAGTATGTGCTGCAGGATGGCGATATCGTCTGGCAGGCAGAATTTTTTGCCGACGAAGAGCAACCGGGCGAGTGCCTGCCGATGTACAGCGGCGAAGCAGCACAGAGCGTCTTTGATGGCGACTTTGACGAGATCGAGATCCGTCAGGAGTGGCTGGAAGAGAACACTCTGCACGAGTGGGATGAGGGCGAATTCCAGCTCGAGCCGCCGCTGGACACCGAAGAGGGTCAGGCTGCGGCAGACGAGTGGGACGAGCGTTAA